A segment of the Deltaproteobacteria bacterium genome:
GATCGTCAACGAGAAGTTGACCGGCACCTTCGAGCAACTGCAGGTGACCCCAGCCAACGCCGTCGAGATCGTACTCGGCAAGATCCTTCCCCTCGGGGCGGTGTTTGCCGTCGACGTGGTGCTGATGGTGCTGCTCGCCGGCGCCGTGCTGCAAGTCTGGCCGGCCGGCAGTGTAATGTTGTTCGTGGTGATTTCTTCCTTCTACGTTCTGGTGTCGCTGTCGATGGGCCTGATCATTTCGGCGACCTCGCACACCGCCGCCGAAGCGGTGCAGAAGAGCGTGATTCTCAGCATCCCGCTGGTGCAGCTCAGCGGCTTCGCCTTTCCGACCCGCAACATGCCGTGGATCGTGCAATGGGTCGCCGAGCTGTTTCCCGCCACGCACTACATCCGCGTCAGCCGCGCCATCTACATGCGGGGCGAGGGCTTCCTGTCGCTGCTGCCGGAGTTGGCGCTATTGCTGCTGTTCGGGGTCATCCTGATGGCCTATGCGCTGCGTACCGTCGAGGCCCGCACATGAGCCGCGCGCCGGGCCGTTTTTGGTCCAACGTGTTGGCGGTCGCCTACAAGGAAGCCAGCATCATTCGTCACGATCGCGCCCTGGTCGGCACCGTGGTGGCACAGCCGGTGATGATGCTGCTGCTGTTCGGTCTGGCGCTGTCGAACAAGCCGGCCAACGTGCCCTGGGCGGTGCTCGATCGCAGCGACACGGCGCTGTCGCGGCGGCTGGTGCAGGAGATACAGGCCACCGGCTACTTCCTGCCGCCGCAGCGTGCCAGCGGCTATGAGCACGGCCGCGAGCTGCTACGCCGCGGTGAGGCGATGGCACTGGTAGTCATTCCGCACGACCTGCGGCGCCAGCTCGAGCGCGGGCAGCCGCGCATTCAGCTCTTGCTCGATGGTAGCGACCCGCTTTCGGCGGCGCGGGTGGGCGGCTACATCGCGCAGGTGGCGGCGGCGGTCGAAGTGTTGCCGGCGGCCGCGGCCGGGCCGCGGGCTGGTGAGTTGGACCTGCGCCAGCGCTTTTGGTTCAATCCCACTCTCAGTGATCGCGAGTTCTTCCTGGTAGCCTTGGCCGGCATGCTCTTGACGAATCTGTGTTTGTCGGCGACCGCGCTCGGCCTGGTGGGCGAGCGCGAAAGCGGCACCTACGAGCAGATGCTGGCGCTGCCGACCACGCCGCTGGAGATCGTGCTCGGTAAACTCGTGCCGTTCGTCGTCATTAGCTACGGCGTGCTGTTGTTTGCGATCGCCGGCGCCGGCCTCGGCTTCGGCCTGTGGCCGCAGGGTAACTGGCTGACGCTGTTGGTGGTCACCTTGCCGTTCGTGCTCGCCTCGCTAGCGGTGGGTGTGTTGGTATCCACGCTGGCGCACACCTCGGCGCAGGCGGTGTTCATCACCGTGTTCTTCATCATGCCGTCGTTCGTGCTCTCGGGCACGATGATTCCGTATCAGCTCATGCCGTCCGGCATCCGTGAACTGGGCGGACTATTTCCGCTGCGGTGGTATCAGATCATCTTGCGCCGCATCGGCGCCCGCGGTGCAGGGTTTAGCGAGGTGGCTTTGCCCGTGCTCGCGCTGCTGATCTTGTTCGCCGTCCTGCTCGCCACCATCCGCCGGCGCATGAAGCCGCGGCTGAGCTGAGCGCCAGCCTGCCGATGCTCTGGAGCAAGAGGACTAGCCATGGTCGCGCGCTGTCACCACTAGTGGTCCTCGCTCAAGGAAGAGAGGGTCTTCAGGAAGTCGTGTGGGTAGAAGATGGGTTCGTCCCGGCGCTCCCGACGGCGCTTCAGATCAGGACAGGTTCCTTTGATCTGCGTTGATGACCCGATACCTTCGATCGTTGCGACGCGGCGCAGGGCACTCATACATTGCGAGCCGGGCGCCACATTGGGCGCGGCGACAATGCCTTTCGACTCCTGGCGTTTTGCAAAGGCATATTTCGACTAGGAATACTGGATTTCGACCCTCACGCGCTTTATGATTGCTTCGACCTGACGACCAGTAAATGAACGTTCTTCGACCTTAGTAGGGAACTCTCGACCATGGCCACGAAAGATCAGCAGGCTTCGACCTTCCAGGACGAGAGTCCCCCGGCCGCCGCCCGCCTGGTGGGCTCTGCCGCGCTCGTATACCAGCTCGGCATCCCGGCGCCCGTCCGCCATCGATCCTGCGTCTCAAGCCAGTACGTCAAGGGCAGTCAGCGCGTCGAGGCGGCTTGGGCGGTCTTCGACAAACGGTACTGGCCCGGCGACGACCTGATTGACCATCTCAACTTCGCCTTGCGCCACGAACCGCTCGACCTGCTTGTTCTCAAGCGCGTGTTCGAGGCCCTGCCGCCACCCGCCATTTATGCGATCGCCCGCGGCGCGCCGAAAAGCGCGTCGCTGCGGCGGGCGTGGTACCTCTACGAAACGTTGACCGGCCGGATGCTGGATGCCGAGGACGCCGGCCGAGCAACCGCCATCGTCGATCTCCTCGATCCCAAGGCGTATTTCACATCGAGCCCGCAACTCTCGAAGCGCCACCGCGTGCGCGACAATCTGCTCGGGAACGCCCGCTATTGTCCGGTCATCCGGCGTACGCCGGCGCTGGAAAAGTTCATCGAGCTGGACCTTGCGGCCAAAGCAGGGGAAATTGTTGGGCATACCGGCGCTCACCTCATCGCCCGCGCGGCCAGTTTCATGTTGCTGGCAGACAGCCGGGCGAGCTTCGAGATTGAAGGAGAGCGTGCACCGCGAAACCGGCTGGAGCGGTGGGGCCGCGCCGTGTTGCAGGCCGGCAAGCACGATCTGACCCTGCCGGAGATCATCCGCCTGCACGGGGCGTTCATCGAGGATACGCGCTTCATCCATGCGGGCTTGAGGCCCGACAGTGTCTTTCTGGGTGAACGTGACCACACGGGCGACCCTTTGCCGGAATTTATCGGCGCGCGCCCTGGCGATCTCCAAGGCCTGATGCGCGGTATGCTGGAAGCGAACGACCGGATGCGACACAGCGGCATGGACCCCGTACTGCAAGCCGCCGCCACGGCGTTTGGCTTCGTGTATATCCATCCGTTCCAGGACGGAAACGGACGCCTGCATCGCTGCCTCATCCATCACGTCCTCGCCGAGCGCAGGTTCACGCCGCCAGGCATGGTCTTTCCGGTTTCGTCGGTCATGCTTGACCGCATCGATGATTACCGGCGCACGCTACAAGCGCACACGGGGCCACTGCTGCCGTTCATTGACTGGCGTGCGACAGCCGAGCGCAACGTCGAGGTCCTCAACGATACCGCAGACATGTACCGATACTTCGACTGCACGGCTGCGGCCGAGTTTCTCTTCGCTTGCGTCCGGCGCACGGTTGAAGACGATCTGCCGCGCGAGATCGACTACCTTCGCCGCCACGACGAGGCCCTCCGGCGCATCATG
Coding sequences within it:
- a CDS encoding ABC transporter permease; its protein translation is MSRAPGRFWSNVLAVAYKEASIIRHDRALVGTVVAQPVMMLLLFGLALSNKPANVPWAVLDRSDTALSRRLVQEIQATGYFLPPQRASGYEHGRELLRRGEAMALVVIPHDLRRQLERGQPRIQLLLDGSDPLSAARVGGYIAQVAAAVEVLPAAAAGPRAGELDLRQRFWFNPTLSDREFFLVALAGMLLTNLCLSATALGLVGERESGTYEQMLALPTTPLEIVLGKLVPFVVISYGVLLFAIAGAGLGFGLWPQGNWLTLLVVTLPFVLASLAVGVLVSTLAHTSAQAVFITVFFIMPSFVLSGTMIPYQLMPSGIRELGGLFPLRWYQIILRRIGARGAGFSEVALPVLALLILFAVLLATIRRRMKPRLS
- a CDS encoding Fic family protein; its protein translation is MATKDQQASTFQDESPPAAARLVGSAALVYQLGIPAPVRHRSCVSSQYVKGSQRVEAAWAVFDKRYWPGDDLIDHLNFALRHEPLDLLVLKRVFEALPPPAIYAIARGAPKSASLRRAWYLYETLTGRMLDAEDAGRATAIVDLLDPKAYFTSSPQLSKRHRVRDNLLGNARYCPVIRRTPALEKFIELDLAAKAGEIVGHTGAHLIARAASFMLLADSRASFEIEGERAPRNRLERWGRAVLQAGKHDLTLPEIIRLHGAFIEDTRFIHAGLRPDSVFLGERDHTGDPLPEFIGARPGDLQGLMRGMLEANDRMRHSGMDPVLQAAATAFGFVYIHPFQDGNGRLHRCLIHHVLAERRFTPPGMVFPVSSVMLDRIDDYRRTLQAHTGPLLPFIDWRATAERNVEVLNDTADMYRYFDCTAAAEFLFACVRRTVEDDLPREIDYLRRHDEALRRIMDAVEMPDRLAENLVMFIRQNHGCLPTRRRKSEFQKLRDDEVALIEKIVNDAFSGFEESRSSLNGRSDVPDQSF